In Actinoplanes derwentensis, the following proteins share a genomic window:
- a CDS encoding VOC family protein, protein MSHLNVHGITHLRHVDLAVPDYATQRTFYRDTWGLTEVGTDGDLSFLAAEGSPEQYIVRLRKADEKRLDLIAFGATDPAAVDALAAKLGAEGVQLVGQPGTLQTAGGGYGFRFFDLDGRTIEISSGVETRKHRAVEEGEAIPVRISHAVMNSNDPTATKDWYEKYLGFKLSDTLWSAHMGEMMHFMRCNDWHHSLAIARGPHTSVHHVSFEMRGLDEYMRGTGRVMRAGIKKIWGPGRHLAGNNTFTYFLDPSGNTMEYTTELERLETDQWHPTLYDIADPQTQDQWGTADPMSEIIAKDSFNTPDRGLFVAPPV, encoded by the coding sequence ATGTCCCACCTCAACGTTCACGGCATCACCCACCTGCGGCACGTCGACCTCGCCGTCCCCGACTACGCCACCCAGCGCACCTTCTACCGCGACACCTGGGGTCTCACCGAGGTCGGCACCGACGGTGACCTGTCGTTCCTGGCCGCCGAGGGTTCGCCCGAGCAGTACATCGTCCGGCTGCGCAAAGCCGACGAGAAGCGTCTCGACCTGATCGCGTTCGGCGCCACCGACCCGGCCGCCGTCGACGCGCTCGCCGCGAAACTCGGCGCCGAGGGGGTGCAACTGGTCGGTCAGCCTGGCACGCTGCAGACAGCCGGGGGTGGTTACGGGTTCCGATTCTTCGACCTCGACGGCCGTACCATCGAGATCTCCTCCGGGGTGGAGACCCGCAAGCATCGCGCGGTCGAGGAAGGGGAAGCCATCCCGGTTCGCATCTCGCACGCCGTGATGAACTCCAACGACCCCACCGCGACCAAGGACTGGTACGAGAAGTACCTGGGCTTCAAACTCTCCGACACGCTGTGGAGCGCCCACATGGGCGAGATGATGCACTTCATGCGGTGCAACGACTGGCACCACAGCCTCGCCATCGCCCGCGGCCCGCACACGTCGGTGCATCACGTGTCGTTCGAGATGCGCGGCCTCGACGAATACATGCGCGGCACCGGCCGGGTCATGCGCGCCGGCATCAAGAAGATCTGGGGACCGGGCCGGCACCTGGCCGGCAACAACACCTTCACCTATTTCCTCGACCCCAGCGGCAACACCATGGAGTACACCACCGAGCTGGAACGGCTCGAGACCGACCAGTGGCATCCGACGCTCTACGACATCGCCGACCCGCAGACCCAGGACCAGTGGGGGACCGCCGACCCGATGAGCGAGATCATCGCCAAGGACAGTTTCAACACTCCGGATCGCGGCCTCTTCGTCGCTCCGCCGGTCTGA